In one Modestobacter sp. L9-4 genomic region, the following are encoded:
- the mltG gene encoding endolytic transglycosylase MltG, with protein MTDPTRPRSRGRHSSGDAELDGGRSAAELLATWNGASTAQLTDEPTGDRRRRRAPDTEGTGVQLLAGRSAVDVADVEITGLDATGMADIGLAAAGLDVSSFGIGRPGAERRPLPPAPKPAHTSVGFLRSGAPRTTEMSVAAPAVPSVGDPTGAVPLGGRRIVPAPRPATGRSTAVRSVQGDTDAGWTTARGAAAPAAQPAVAGAASLAALFADPDPEAARPRQRFDDLATQAHPVAGDLRAADPYADHVDEHDPHDDWSPVEYRRQGTEGGHDDHPADDHDHEHEHEHEHDHGHDEAPSRVFDETGGLEVIAGDDHHDDHHYDDDHHDDGSSGGRGGGRGRRGGGGSGRPRRRRRGPVIVVLALLVLAGLVVGAVVGGRTLFNSLNPMAEDYPGTGTGTVEVRVNDGDSLRAIGSTLVTADVIASVGPFEDAAAANPAAAGIQPGVYTLRSQMSGRAALDLLLDPASRMVSRVTVPEGLTATAVLQRLADGSKIPLADFQAAAADPAALGLPGYANGLLEGFLFPATYDIEPGDTAVEVLSQMVARTDEVLTSLDVPEDQRLSVLTEASIVQAEAGSVEDMGKVARVLDNRIAQGMRLQLDTTVNYANGKSGVTTTAEDRANPSPYNTYANDGLPPGAISNPGEEAIKATLDPTPGDWLFFVVTNPDTGETRFAATKEEHDANVLLFQQWLRDNPGN; from the coding sequence GTGACGGACCCGACCCGGCCGCGCAGTCGCGGTCGCCACTCCTCCGGCGACGCCGAGCTCGACGGCGGCCGGTCCGCAGCCGAGCTGCTGGCCACCTGGAACGGCGCCTCGACCGCGCAGCTGACCGACGAGCCGACCGGTGACCGCCGCCGGCGCCGCGCCCCGGACACCGAGGGCACCGGCGTGCAGCTGCTGGCCGGTCGGTCGGCCGTCGACGTTGCCGACGTCGAGATCACCGGGCTGGACGCCACGGGCATGGCCGACATCGGCCTCGCCGCGGCCGGCCTGGACGTGAGCTCCTTCGGCATCGGGCGACCCGGTGCCGAGCGGCGCCCGCTGCCCCCGGCCCCGAAGCCGGCCCACACCTCCGTCGGCTTCCTCCGGTCCGGTGCGCCCCGCACCACCGAGATGTCGGTCGCCGCGCCCGCCGTGCCCTCCGTCGGCGACCCGACCGGCGCCGTGCCGCTCGGTGGTCGCCGGATCGTGCCCGCCCCCCGGCCGGCCACCGGCCGCAGCACCGCGGTCCGGTCCGTCCAGGGCGACACCGACGCCGGCTGGACCACCGCCCGCGGCGCGGCCGCGCCCGCCGCGCAGCCGGCCGTGGCGGGGGCGGCCTCGCTGGCCGCCCTCTTCGCCGACCCCGACCCGGAGGCCGCGCGCCCCCGCCAGCGGTTCGACGACCTCGCCACCCAGGCGCACCCGGTGGCCGGCGACCTGCGCGCCGCCGACCCGTACGCCGACCACGTGGACGAGCACGACCCGCACGACGACTGGTCGCCGGTCGAGTACCGCCGGCAGGGCACCGAAGGCGGGCACGACGACCACCCGGCCGACGACCACGACCACGAGCACGAGCACGAGCACGAGCACGACCACGGTCACGACGAGGCCCCGTCGCGGGTCTTCGACGAGACCGGTGGCCTGGAGGTCATCGCCGGGGACGACCACCACGACGACCACCACTACGACGACGACCACCACGACGACGGCTCCTCCGGGGGCCGCGGCGGTGGCCGGGGCCGGCGTGGCGGGGGCGGCTCGGGCCGTCCGCGGCGCCGTCGCCGTGGTCCGGTGATCGTCGTGCTCGCGCTGCTCGTGCTGGCCGGGCTCGTGGTCGGCGCCGTCGTCGGTGGCCGCACGCTGTTCAACTCGCTGAACCCGATGGCCGAGGACTACCCCGGCACCGGCACCGGCACCGTCGAGGTCCGGGTCAACGACGGGGACTCGCTGCGGGCGATCGGCTCCACGCTGGTCACCGCCGACGTCATCGCCTCCGTCGGCCCGTTCGAGGACGCCGCGGCCGCCAACCCCGCCGCCGCCGGCATCCAGCCCGGCGTCTACACCCTGCGCTCACAGATGTCCGGCCGGGCCGCGCTGGACCTGCTGCTGGACCCGGCGTCCCGGATGGTGAGCCGGGTGACCGTCCCCGAGGGGCTGACCGCGACCGCCGTCCTCCAGCGGCTGGCCGACGGCAGCAAGATCCCGCTCGCGGACTTCCAGGCCGCGGCCGCCGACCCCGCGGCGCTGGGCCTGCCCGGCTACGCCAACGGCCTGCTCGAGGGCTTCCTCTTCCCGGCCACCTACGACATCGAGCCCGGCGACACCGCGGTCGAGGTGCTCAGCCAGATGGTGGCCCGCACCGACGAGGTGCTCACCTCCCTCGACGTCCCCGAGGACCAGCGGCTGTCGGTGCTCACCGAGGCCAGCATCGTGCAGGCCGAGGCCGGGTCGGTCGAGGACATGGGCAAGGTCGCCCGGGTCCTGGACAACCGCATCGCCCAGGGCATGCGCCTGCAGCTGGACACCACGGTCAACTACGCCAACGGCAAGAGCGGCGTCACCACGACCGCGGAGGACCGGGCCAACCCCTCGCCGTACAACACCTACGCCAACGACGGCCTGCCCCCGGGTGCGATCAGCAACCCCGGCGAGGAGGCCATCAAGGCGACGCTGGACCCGACGCCGGGCGACTGGCTGTTCTTCGTGGTGACCAACCCCGACACCGGGGAGACCCGGTTCGCCGCCACCAAGGAGGAGCACGACGCCAACGTGCTGCTGTTCCAGCAGTGGCTGCGGGACAACCCGGGCAACTGA
- a CDS encoding shikimate dehydrogenase produces the protein MRAAVLGRPVGHSLSPLLHRAAHAALGLDDWTYDALDVGAEDLPVLLAGLGPEWRGFSVTMPCKQAAVAVADTVDVLPRLLGAANTLVRTDTGWHAENTDVAGVGMALQLGGVERVEHAAVLGAGGTAAAAAVALASLGALHVDVVVREPARAADLLRVLDTLGVTADVQRLDHTGTLTAPVVVSTVPADGQPAVAELAWWRGQTVLDVLYAGWPTPLAQRVTEAGGTTISGLEVLFWQATAQVELMTGRPAPIEAMRAALDA, from the coding sequence ATGAGGGCAGCTGTCCTCGGCCGGCCCGTCGGGCACTCCCTGTCCCCGCTGCTGCACCGGGCCGCCCACGCAGCGCTCGGCCTCGACGACTGGACCTACGACGCGCTCGACGTCGGGGCCGAGGACCTGCCGGTGCTCCTCGCCGGGCTGGGCCCGGAGTGGCGCGGGTTCTCCGTCACCATGCCGTGCAAGCAGGCGGCCGTGGCGGTCGCGGACACCGTCGACGTGCTGCCCCGGCTGCTGGGCGCGGCCAACACCCTGGTGCGCACCGACACCGGCTGGCACGCCGAGAACACCGACGTCGCCGGCGTCGGGATGGCCCTGCAGCTGGGCGGGGTGGAGCGGGTCGAGCACGCCGCTGTCCTCGGCGCCGGCGGGACCGCGGCCGCCGCGGCCGTCGCGCTGGCCTCGCTGGGGGCCCTGCACGTCGACGTCGTCGTCCGCGAGCCCGCCCGCGCCGCAGACCTGCTGCGGGTGCTGGACACCCTCGGGGTGACCGCCGACGTGCAACGCCTGGACCACACCGGCACGCTCACCGCCCCGGTCGTGGTCAGCACCGTGCCGGCCGACGGGCAGCCCGCGGTGGCCGAGCTCGCCTGGTGGCGCGGGCAGACGGTGCTCGACGTCCTCTACGCCGGCTGGCCCACCCCGCTGGCGCAGCGGGTCACCGAGGCCGGGGGGACCACGATCAGCGGGCTCGAGGTGCTGTTCTGGCAGGCCACCGCGCAGGTCGAGCTGATGACCGGCCGGCCCGCCCCGATCGAGGCCATGCGCGCCGCGCTGGACGCCTGA
- a CDS encoding A24 family peptidase has protein sequence MSWLFAAAGLVLGPWLAAVTVRLATRDPAARPGAVRIAVTSAAAAAAVGAAPLVGDRPAVGALAWFGAAAVVLAGVDLASHRLPDRVTFPAVAVCTAALAVDAAVTGPWSALLRAIAAGALAYLLGTAARLVQPRGFGGGDVKLLGLIGVVLGWAGWDVLVTGVFAGLLLGAAGSLVLVAVGRAGWRTAVPFGPPLLAGAYVALVLNAG, from the coding sequence GTGAGCTGGCTGTTCGCAGCTGCGGGGCTGGTCCTGGGCCCGTGGCTGGCCGCCGTCACCGTGCGGCTGGCCACCCGCGACCCCGCCGCCCGGCCCGGCGCCGTCCGGATCGCGGTGACCAGCGCGGCCGCTGCCGCCGCCGTCGGGGCCGCACCGCTGGTCGGCGACCGCCCCGCGGTGGGAGCGCTCGCCTGGTTCGGTGCCGCGGCCGTCGTCCTGGCCGGGGTCGACCTGGCCAGCCACCGGCTGCCGGACCGGGTCACCTTCCCGGCCGTGGCCGTCTGCACCGCCGCGCTGGCCGTCGACGCCGCGGTCACCGGCCCGTGGAGCGCGCTGCTGCGGGCGATCGCGGCCGGGGCTCTCGCGTACCTGCTGGGCACGGCTGCCCGGCTGGTGCAGCCGCGCGGGTTCGGTGGCGGCGACGTGAAGCTGCTCGGCCTGATCGGCGTCGTCCTCGGCTGGGCCGGGTGGGACGTGCTGGTCACCGGCGTGTTCGCCGGGCTGCTGCTCGGCGCGGCCGGGTCGCTGGTGCTGGTGGCGGTCGGCCGCGCGGGGTGGCGCACCGCGGTCCCCTTCGGCCCGCCGCTGCTCGCCGGCGCCTACGTCGCGCTGGTCCTCAACGCGGGCTAG
- the aroC gene encoding chorismate synthase: MLRWLTAGESHGQQLTAILEGLPAGVQVQTSDVDAQLTRRRLGHGRSARMSFEEDVVTLTGGVRHGVTQGGPIAVQIGNTEWPKWSSVMSADPVDAEVLAGQARNAPLTRPRPGHADLPGMQKYGFDDARPVLERASARETAARVALGTVARAFLQQVLGVQVVSHVVGIGPVTAPDGVLPGPDDNPRLDEDPVRCADPATSAAMTAEIDDARKSGDTLGGVVEVVVHGLPPGLGSHVHWDRRLDSRLAGALMGVQSVKAVEVGDGLGTARRRGSVAHDEIDVADGQLSRRTDRAGGIEGGMTNGEVLRVRAAMKPISTVPRALATVDTATGEAAVAINQRSDACAVPRGSVVMEAMVALVLADAVLEKFGGDSVPETRRNVQGYLDALTYR; the protein is encoded by the coding sequence ATGTTGCGTTGGCTGACCGCAGGCGAGTCGCACGGGCAGCAGCTCACCGCGATCCTGGAGGGCCTGCCGGCCGGGGTGCAGGTGCAGACCTCCGACGTCGACGCCCAGCTCACCCGTCGCCGGCTCGGTCACGGCCGGAGCGCGCGGATGAGCTTCGAGGAGGACGTCGTCACCCTCACCGGCGGCGTCCGGCACGGGGTCACGCAGGGCGGTCCGATCGCCGTGCAGATCGGCAACACCGAGTGGCCCAAGTGGTCCAGCGTGATGTCCGCGGACCCGGTGGACGCCGAGGTGCTGGCCGGCCAGGCGCGCAACGCCCCGCTCACCCGCCCGCGCCCGGGCCACGCCGACCTGCCCGGCATGCAGAAGTACGGCTTCGACGACGCCCGCCCGGTGCTCGAGCGCGCCAGCGCCCGGGAGACCGCAGCCCGGGTCGCGCTCGGCACGGTCGCGCGGGCGTTCCTGCAGCAGGTCCTCGGCGTCCAGGTGGTCAGCCACGTGGTCGGCATCGGCCCGGTCACCGCCCCCGACGGCGTGCTGCCCGGCCCCGACGACAACCCGCGCCTCGACGAGGACCCGGTGCGTTGCGCGGACCCCGCCACGAGCGCGGCGATGACCGCCGAGATCGACGACGCCCGCAAGTCCGGCGACACCCTGGGCGGCGTGGTCGAGGTCGTCGTGCACGGCCTGCCGCCGGGCCTGGGCAGCCACGTGCACTGGGACCGGCGGCTGGACTCCCGGCTGGCCGGTGCCCTGATGGGCGTGCAGTCGGTGAAGGCCGTCGAGGTCGGTGACGGCCTGGGCACCGCCCGCCGTCGCGGCTCCGTGGCCCACGACGAGATCGACGTCGCCGACGGGCAGCTGTCCCGGCGCACCGACCGCGCCGGTGGCATCGAGGGCGGCATGACCAACGGCGAGGTGCTCCGCGTGCGCGCGGCCATGAAGCCGATCAGCACCGTGCCCCGCGCGCTGGCCACCGTCGACACCGCCACGGGCGAGGCCGCGGTCGCGATCAACCAGCGCAGCGACGCCTGCGCCGTCCCGCGCGGCAGCGTGGTGATGGAGGCGATGGTCGCCCTGGTCCTCGCCGACGCGGTGCTGGAGAAGTTCGGCGGCGACTCGGTCCCCGAGACCCGTCGCAACGTCCAGGGCTACCTCGACGCGCTGACCTACCGGTGA
- a CDS encoding shikimate kinase: MTRPVLVVVGPPAAGKTTVGTAVAAALGVPFRDTDADVEATTGTTVADLFVTHGEPHFRELEAAAVARALAEHDGVLALGGGAVLSPATRELLVESGCTVVWLDVDVASAAHRVGLSRDRPLLAVNPRAMLRTMLGARAPLYAEVATVTVPTAGRPIADVVADVLAAVQVAP, from the coding sequence GTGACCCGCCCGGTGCTCGTGGTCGTCGGCCCGCCCGCGGCGGGCAAGACGACGGTGGGCACGGCCGTCGCCGCCGCACTCGGCGTCCCCTTCCGGGACACCGACGCCGACGTCGAGGCCACCACCGGGACGACGGTCGCCGACCTGTTCGTCACGCACGGCGAGCCGCACTTCCGGGAGCTGGAGGCAGCGGCCGTCGCCCGGGCCCTCGCCGAGCACGACGGCGTCCTGGCCCTGGGCGGGGGAGCGGTGCTCAGCCCGGCGACCCGGGAGCTGCTCGTCGAGTCCGGGTGCACCGTCGTCTGGCTGGACGTCGACGTCGCGTCCGCCGCGCACCGGGTGGGGCTGTCCCGCGACCGGCCGCTGCTGGCGGTCAACCCCCGCGCCATGCTGCGCACCATGCTCGGGGCCCGCGCACCGCTCTACGCCGAGGTGGCCACCGTGACCGTCCCGACCGCCGGACGCCCGATCGCCGACGTCGTCGCCGACGTCCTCGCCGCCGTGCAGGTCGCCCCGTGA
- the aroB gene encoding 3-dehydroquinate synthase: MTAHRITVAGDRPYDVLIGPGVQTQLGLVLDGTLRAAVVHSPALAAAAGAAVETLQQSGVAAEAVVVPDGEAAKTAEVAARTWEEFGRLGLTRSDAVVGVGGGAVTDLAGFLAATWLRGVRVVQVPTSLLGMVDAAVGGKTGINTAAGKNLVGAFHPPAAVLADTDALAGLPEAEFRSGLAEVVKCGFIADGRVLELLAADPTGRADTAELIARAVQVKADAVGEDLYDTGRREYLNYGHTLAHAIERVEDFRWRHGEAVAVGLVFAAELGFRAGRLSRTDADRHRSLVDAMGLPTRYAGNWAQLQAVMRLDKKARGASLRFVVLGGLGSPTILTDPDQAWLDAAWAAVEDA; this comes from the coding sequence GTGACCGCGCACCGGATCACCGTCGCCGGCGACCGTCCCTACGACGTCCTGATCGGCCCCGGGGTGCAGACCCAGCTCGGCCTGGTGCTCGACGGCACCCTGCGCGCCGCGGTCGTGCACAGCCCGGCGCTGGCCGCGGCCGCCGGTGCCGCGGTCGAGACGCTGCAGCAGTCCGGCGTCGCCGCCGAGGCGGTCGTCGTCCCCGACGGCGAGGCCGCCAAGACCGCCGAGGTCGCCGCCCGGACCTGGGAGGAGTTCGGCCGGCTCGGCCTCACCCGCTCCGACGCCGTCGTGGGCGTCGGCGGGGGAGCGGTCACCGACCTCGCCGGCTTCCTGGCCGCCACCTGGCTGCGCGGCGTCCGCGTCGTGCAGGTGCCCACGAGCCTGCTGGGCATGGTCGACGCCGCGGTGGGCGGGAAGACCGGCATCAACACCGCGGCCGGCAAGAACCTCGTCGGCGCCTTCCACCCGCCGGCCGCCGTCCTCGCCGACACCGACGCCCTCGCCGGGCTGCCGGAGGCGGAGTTCCGCTCCGGGCTGGCCGAGGTCGTCAAGTGCGGGTTCATCGCCGACGGCCGCGTGCTCGAGCTGCTGGCAGCCGACCCGACCGGCCGCGCCGACACCGCCGAGCTCATCGCCCGCGCCGTCCAGGTCAAGGCCGACGCGGTCGGCGAGGACCTCTACGACACCGGCCGCCGCGAGTACCTCAACTACGGACACACCCTCGCCCACGCCATCGAGCGGGTCGAGGACTTCCGCTGGCGGCACGGCGAGGCGGTCGCGGTGGGCCTGGTGTTCGCCGCCGAGCTGGGGTTCCGGGCCGGCCGGCTGTCCCGCACCGACGCCGACCGGCACCGCTCGCTCGTCGATGCGATGGGCCTGCCCACCCGCTACGCCGGGAACTGGGCGCAGCTGCAGGCGGTCATGCGGCTGGACAAGAAGGCCCGGGGCGCCTCGCTGCGCTTCGTCGTCCTCGGCGGCCTGGGCAGCCCCACCATCCTGACCGACCCCGACCAGGCCTGGCTCGACGCCGCCTGGGCCGCAGTGGAGGACGCATGA
- the aroQ gene encoding type II 3-dehydroquinate dehydratase, which produces MTIQVLNGANLGRLGTREPEVYGSTTHAELVELIGVTATELGLDVVVRQTDSEAELLGWVHDATDAGDPVVINPGGWTHTSVVLRDALAAVPAPVVEVHISNVHAREAFRQHSYVSAVADGTIVGLGVQGYELALRYLAGKAAR; this is translated from the coding sequence ATGACCATCCAGGTGCTCAACGGCGCCAACCTCGGCCGGCTCGGCACCCGCGAGCCGGAGGTCTACGGCTCCACCACCCACGCCGAGCTGGTCGAGCTGATCGGCGTGACCGCCACCGAGCTGGGCCTGGACGTCGTCGTCCGGCAGACCGACTCCGAGGCCGAGCTGCTCGGCTGGGTGCACGACGCCACCGACGCCGGTGACCCCGTGGTCATCAACCCCGGCGGGTGGACGCACACCTCGGTGGTGCTGCGCGACGCCCTGGCCGCGGTGCCCGCACCGGTCGTGGAGGTGCACATCAGCAACGTGCACGCCCGCGAGGCGTTCCGCCAGCACTCCTACGTCTCCGCCGTCGCCGACGGCACGATCGTCGGCCTGGGGGTGCAGGGCTACGAGCTCGCCCTGCGCTACCTGGCCGGGAAGGCAGCCCGATGA
- a CDS encoding Xaa-Pro peptidase family protein: MSEREAGRRDRLRQTAAANGLDAVLVTDLLNVRYLTGFTGSNGVLLVRTDGADLLGTDGRYTTQAGAQVPDVELLIDRATLPALARAALTEGTTRLGYESHVVTVDELRGLEGLAGEAGRAVELVSVRRTVETLRAIKDDGEIEALRRACAVADQALAELAAEGALRPGRTELQVGRELDARMLALGAEAPSFETIVAAGANSAIPHHRPDATVLRDGDFLKLDFGATVDGYHSDMTRTLVLGHAADWQREVYELVAASQAAGRAALAVGADVSAVDAAARDVIVAAGHGEHFTHGLGHGVGLEIHEAPGISALGAGSLAAGMAVTVEPGVYLPGHGGVRIEDTLIVTDDEPELLTLTSKELLVL; this comes from the coding sequence ATGAGCGAGCGCGAGGCCGGACGCCGCGACCGGCTGCGGCAGACCGCCGCGGCCAACGGACTGGACGCCGTCCTGGTCACCGATCTGCTCAACGTCCGGTACCTGACCGGGTTCACCGGCTCCAACGGCGTGCTGCTGGTGCGCACCGACGGCGCCGACCTGCTCGGCACCGACGGCCGGTACACCACCCAGGCCGGCGCCCAGGTGCCCGACGTGGAGCTGCTGATCGACCGGGCCACCCTGCCCGCCCTGGCCCGGGCCGCGCTGACCGAGGGCACGACCCGGCTGGGCTACGAGTCCCACGTGGTCACCGTCGACGAGCTGCGCGGCCTCGAGGGGCTGGCCGGCGAGGCCGGTCGCGCCGTCGAGCTGGTCAGCGTCCGGCGCACGGTCGAGACGCTGCGCGCGATCAAGGACGACGGTGAGATCGAGGCGCTGCGCCGGGCGTGCGCGGTCGCCGACCAGGCGCTGGCCGAGCTGGCCGCCGAGGGGGCGCTGCGCCCGGGCCGCACGGAGCTGCAGGTCGGCCGCGAGCTCGACGCGCGCATGCTGGCCCTGGGTGCCGAGGCGCCCAGCTTCGAGACGATCGTGGCCGCGGGCGCGAACTCCGCCATCCCGCACCACCGGCCCGACGCCACCGTGCTGCGGGACGGCGACTTCCTGAAGCTCGACTTCGGCGCCACCGTCGACGGCTACCACTCCGACATGACCCGCACCCTCGTGCTGGGCCACGCCGCGGACTGGCAGCGTGAGGTGTACGAGCTGGTCGCGGCCTCCCAGGCCGCCGGCCGGGCCGCGCTGGCGGTGGGCGCCGACGTGTCCGCCGTCGACGCCGCCGCCCGCGACGTCATCGTCGCCGCCGGGCACGGCGAGCACTTCACGCACGGCCTCGGGCACGGTGTCGGGCTGGAGATCCACGAGGCTCCGGGCATCTCCGCGCTCGGCGCAGGTAGTCTGGCCGCTGGCATGGCCGTCACCGTGGAGCCAGGCGTGTACCTGCCCGGCCACGGCGGTGTCCGGATCGAGGACACCTTGATCGTCACGGACGACGAGCCCGAGTTGTTGACCCTCACGAGCAAGGAACTCCTGGTCCTCTAG
- the efp gene encoding elongation factor P → MATTNDLKNGIVLNLDGQLWTVTDFQHVKPGKGGAFVRTTLKNVLSGKVVDRTFNAGLKIETANVDKRNMTFLYKEGTDFVFMDGDTFEQVYVPEVTVGSGADYLLDNTEVTVAVHNDTPLYVELPVTMELVVQHTDPGLQGDRSTGGTKPATLETGAEVQVPLFITTGEKLKIDTRDGRYLGRVS, encoded by the coding sequence ATGGCTACCACCAACGACCTCAAGAACGGCATCGTCCTCAACCTGGACGGCCAGCTCTGGACCGTCACCGACTTCCAGCACGTCAAGCCGGGCAAGGGCGGCGCCTTCGTGCGCACCACCCTGAAGAACGTGCTGTCGGGCAAGGTCGTCGACCGGACGTTCAACGCCGGCCTGAAGATCGAGACGGCGAACGTCGACAAGCGGAACATGACCTTCCTCTACAAGGAGGGCACCGACTTCGTCTTCATGGACGGCGACACGTTCGAGCAGGTCTACGTGCCCGAGGTGACCGTCGGCAGCGGCGCGGACTACCTGCTGGACAACACCGAGGTCACCGTGGCGGTGCACAACGACACCCCGCTCTACGTCGAGCTGCCGGTCACCATGGAGCTCGTCGTCCAGCACACCGACCCGGGCCTGCAGGGCGACCGCTCCACCGGTGGCACCAAGCCGGCGACGCTGGAGACCGGTGCCGAGGTCCAGGTCCCACTGTTCATCACCACCGGCGAGAAGCTGAAGATCGACACCCGCGACGGCCGCTACCTCGGCCGGGTCAGCTGA
- the nusB gene encoding transcription antitermination factor NusB, with protein sequence MAARTKARKRAVDVLYEADLRSGDPLVVLRDRVADGNPPVPDHAVRLVEGVVEQQAKIDELIEAHASGWSLDRLPDVDRAILRMAVYELLWVDDVPDAVVIDEAVELAKTLSTDDSPSYVNGVLGGIVRAEIPT encoded by the coding sequence GTGGCAGCCCGCACCAAGGCCCGTAAGCGCGCCGTCGACGTCCTCTACGAGGCCGACCTCCGCAGTGGCGACCCGCTCGTGGTCCTCCGCGACCGGGTCGCCGACGGCAACCCGCCGGTGCCCGACCACGCCGTCCGGCTCGTCGAGGGCGTCGTCGAGCAGCAGGCCAAGATCGACGAGCTGATCGAGGCCCACGCCTCCGGCTGGTCGCTGGACCGGCTGCCCGACGTCGACCGCGCGATCCTGCGGATGGCGGTCTACGAGCTGCTCTGGGTCGACGACGTCCCCGACGCCGTGGTCATCGACGAGGCGGTGGAGCTGGCCAAGACGCTGTCGACCGACGACTCGCCGTCCTACGTCAACGGCGTCCTCGGCGGCATCGTCCGCGCGGAGATCCCCACCTGA
- a CDS encoding transcriptional regulator, whose amino-acid sequence MSTDYSRALGARLRAIRNQQGLSLQGVEDKSHGRWKAVVVGSYERGDRAVTVQRLSELAVFYGVPVSELLPDPRPSSAVTKSTKIVLNLESLGSLPADEAGPLARYASTIQAQRHDYNGKVLSIRAEDLKSLAIIYDMSPDELTTRLIEWGVLSPGADGSIYADEDEDADYGDRRRAPR is encoded by the coding sequence ATGAGCACCGACTACTCCAGGGCGCTGGGCGCCCGCCTGCGTGCCATCCGCAACCAGCAGGGGCTGTCGTTGCAGGGCGTGGAGGACAAGTCCCACGGCCGGTGGAAGGCCGTGGTGGTCGGCTCCTACGAGCGCGGCGACCGTGCGGTGACCGTGCAGCGCCTCTCCGAGCTGGCCGTCTTCTACGGCGTCCCGGTCTCCGAGCTGCTGCCCGACCCGCGTCCCAGCTCGGCGGTGACGAAGAGCACCAAGATCGTGCTCAACCTCGAGTCGCTGGGCTCGCTGCCCGCCGACGAGGCCGGCCCGCTGGCCCGCTACGCCTCCACCATCCAGGCGCAGCGCCACGACTACAACGGCAAGGTGCTGTCGATCCGCGCCGAGGACCTCAAGTCGCTGGCGATCATCTACGACATGAGCCCCGACGAGCTGACCACCCGGCTCATCGAGTGGGGCGTGCTCTCCCCTGGCGCCGACGGCAGCATCTACGCCGACGAGGACGAGGACGCCGACTACGGCGACCGCCGCCGCGCCCCGCGCTGA
- the pyrR gene encoding bifunctional pyr operon transcriptional regulator/uracil phosphoribosyltransferase PyrR, whose translation MTMSSELPAPPVPPLLSAEDVARVVDRVAHQLIEKAASHLADLVLVGIPTRGAPLARRLAARIEAFSGTRIDVGTVDITLYRDDLRLRGVRALEDTRLPESGIDGRLVVLVDDVLFSGRSVRAALDALRDLGRPRAVQLAVLVDRGHRELPIRADYVGKNVPTSRSQKVEVHLAEIDGLDEVLLTGGEQ comes from the coding sequence ATGACCATGTCATCAGAGCTGCCCGCACCACCCGTCCCGCCGCTGCTGAGCGCCGAGGACGTCGCCCGCGTCGTCGACCGCGTGGCCCACCAGCTGATCGAGAAGGCCGCGAGCCACCTGGCCGACCTGGTCCTGGTCGGCATCCCGACCCGCGGCGCCCCGCTGGCCCGCCGGCTGGCCGCCCGCATCGAGGCCTTCAGCGGCACCCGCATCGACGTCGGCACCGTCGACATCACGCTCTACCGAGACGACCTGCGGCTGCGCGGCGTGCGCGCGCTGGAGGACACCCGGCTGCCCGAGTCCGGCATCGACGGCCGGCTCGTCGTCCTCGTCGACGACGTGCTGTTCTCCGGCCGCTCGGTCCGCGCGGCCCTCGACGCGCTGCGCGACCTGGGCCGGCCGCGCGCGGTGCAGCTCGCCGTCCTCGTCGATCGGGGCCACCGCGAGCTGCCGATCCGGGCCGACTACGTGGGCAAGAACGTGCCCACCTCGCGCAGCCAGAAGGTCGAGGTCCACCTGGCCGAGATCGACGGGCTGGACGAGGTCCTGCTCACCGGGGGCGAGCAGTGA